The Candidatus Hydrogenedentota bacterium genome includes a window with the following:
- a CDS encoding PKD domain-containing protein encodes MNSVFASHNPKFFYPFITLCAVLLFFAGPVKAQLSDADLEALRLEGIEKGWTFDVGENTATQRALDALAAFTLTPEIITEAENKIAVPVMTDKSLPARFDWREQVPLPLPIIKDQGSCGACWAFATAGAMEWVIKVVDGVTVNLSEQWLLGCNTDLYWNDCDGGFYAYEYYINKGDKCGQSGAVLQSECPYLGRDNFCGCPYTHHYWLHDWKYVGSILSPAPTEDIKAAIYTYGPVSSYVKMAKSLIAYNGGIYNDHSADKLDLTDHAVVIVGWDDSKGAKGSWIIKNSWGTWWGDKGYAYMEYESSLIGSGAAYLLYGDALSVNPGSIDYSGAYGGPFQSSTEQLSLKNNGTETLTWTAAAPAWLQLSATYGSLSQNQESIVNVTLAPQAYSLNPGTYSGEIVFTNTQLGSERKTIVSLSVTPPVVYSFPLYIDLDWTKEGSWAFGEPRGGGSYNGNPTKAYSGINIYSYNVLGDYENYMEERALTTTALDFSKVSGTQLRFMRWLGVEEGRYDKATIQISNDNGATWITVWTNPYATPIADLEWTECVYDIAAYADGHDKVKLRWVMGPTDYSKTYPGWNIDDIIFYGFTNETDEGEGEGEGEGEGEPTVEGEGEIPGEGEGEEIVEGEGETPPEGEGELYEEGEGEEECPGPLPYFTASPNKGDAPLEVSFKNQSGKMDGWIWTFGDGHESNELSPVHVYTRTGSYIATLAAWNECGESNYKVRITVSGTSAEGEGEGEGEGEIEAWEADVAPRPNGDQRHTVQDWVLVGRFVAGLEEVTPGSVFQRADCAPYSTGGDGRLMVNDWVQAGKYASGLDKKQRAFGPESPTTTTLPQSIGEPDAPTQLLLEHVVVSSDEEVLIPIQLTAAGNESALGFSLKFDPEVLRFISAAPADTLHKNASFLCNDRDAQTGKLGFLLMQPLNSSEIMQFSPGMNTILNLSFQSIGAPCTATALSFTNDSVITSASDELAQSIPISTADGSVSIKSIDPNTDCFMEGETGVNVDEGDDTSVDGEDGDDTPTESDVGLPEQHDEGEEEIVIDDGDDTPLESEDEDDTPTEGDIGIPEQHDEGEEEIVLEGESSLDDEDTAGCGCLQYFVVKGKGIGRPGDLLLLGLTLCVLSFTSLFKK; translated from the coding sequence ATGAATTCTGTGTTTGCCTCGCATAATCCCAAGTTCTTCTATCCGTTTATAACGCTTTGTGCTGTTTTACTTTTTTTCGCAGGGCCTGTAAAAGCACAACTCAGTGATGCCGATCTTGAAGCTTTGCGTCTGGAAGGAATCGAAAAAGGATGGACTTTCGACGTGGGAGAAAATACCGCCACCCAAAGAGCCCTCGACGCATTAGCGGCATTTACCCTCACACCGGAGATCATCACTGAAGCAGAAAATAAAATTGCCGTTCCTGTAATGACCGATAAAAGTTTGCCCGCCCGTTTTGATTGGCGCGAACAAGTGCCTCTCCCACTCCCGATCATAAAGGATCAAGGCAGCTGCGGCGCATGCTGGGCTTTTGCTACTGCAGGCGCTATGGAATGGGTGATAAAAGTAGTGGACGGTGTCACGGTCAATCTGTCGGAACAATGGCTGCTGGGATGTAACACAGATCTCTACTGGAATGACTGCGACGGCGGATTCTATGCCTATGAATATTACATCAATAAAGGCGATAAATGTGGCCAATCCGGCGCGGTACTTCAATCAGAATGTCCCTATCTGGGGCGCGATAATTTTTGCGGCTGTCCGTACACGCACCACTATTGGCTTCATGATTGGAAATATGTGGGTTCCATTCTCTCGCCGGCTCCCACGGAAGATATTAAAGCGGCTATTTATACCTATGGGCCTGTATCGTCTTATGTGAAGATGGCAAAATCGCTGATCGCCTACAACGGCGGCATCTATAACGATCACAGCGCAGACAAACTGGATCTGACCGATCATGCCGTCGTCATTGTAGGCTGGGATGATAGCAAAGGGGCGAAAGGCTCGTGGATCATTAAAAATTCTTGGGGTACTTGGTGGGGCGATAAGGGCTACGCGTACATGGAGTATGAATCAAGCCTCATCGGATCGGGAGCTGCCTATCTTTTGTATGGAGACGCCTTATCAGTGAATCCGGGAAGTATTGATTATTCCGGCGCCTATGGGGGACCTTTCCAAAGTTCGACGGAGCAACTAAGCCTAAAAAATAACGGTACAGAAACCTTGACATGGACGGCTGCAGCACCGGCATGGCTGCAACTATCGGCGACCTATGGAAGCTTGAGTCAAAATCAAGAAAGTATAGTCAACGTGACGCTTGCGCCTCAAGCCTACAGCTTGAATCCAGGAACCTATTCAGGAGAGATCGTCTTTACAAATACACAACTGGGCTCCGAGCGCAAAACAATAGTGTCCCTGTCCGTAACGCCGCCTGTCGTTTATAGTTTTCCCTTATACATCGATCTTGATTGGACAAAAGAAGGCAGCTGGGCTTTTGGTGAACCAAGAGGCGGCGGCTCTTATAATGGCAATCCGACGAAAGCCTATTCCGGAATTAATATTTATTCTTATAATGTCCTCGGCGATTATGAAAATTATATGGAGGAACGAGCACTCACCACGACAGCCCTTGATTTTTCTAAGGTTTCGGGAACACAATTGCGGTTTATGCGCTGGCTAGGTGTTGAAGAAGGGCGCTACGATAAAGCAACTATTCAGATCAGCAATGACAACGGCGCGACATGGATCACCGTCTGGACAAATCCTTACGCTACTCCCATCGCTGATTTGGAATGGACTGAATGTGTCTATGATATTGCTGCCTATGCCGATGGACACGATAAGGTAAAGCTGCGATGGGTGATGGGCCCCACAGACTATTCCAAGACTTATCCGGGTTGGAATATTGACGACATTATATTTTACGGCTTTACGAACGAAACAGATGAAGGGGAAGGCGAAGGTGAGGGCGAAGGCGAAGGCGAGCCAACAGTAGAGGGCGAAGGTGAAATTCCTGGTGAAGGGGAAGGAGAAGAGATAGTGGAAGGCGAGGGTGAAACACCGCCCGAGGGAGAAGGCGAACTTTACGAGGAAGGAGAAGGCGAAGAGGAATGCCCCGGTCCCTTGCCTTATTTCACAGCGTCGCCCAACAAAGGTGACGCACCTTTGGAAGTAAGCTTTAAAAATCAGTCCGGAAAAATGGACGGATGGATCTGGACTTTTGGCGATGGCCATGAAAGCAACGAATTAAGTCCCGTCCATGTATATACACGGACAGGAAGCTATATCGCAACGTTAGCCGCTTGGAACGAATGCGGCGAAAGCAATTATAAAGTGCGCATTACTGTGAGTGGAACCTCGGCAGAAGGTGAAGGTGAAGGCGAAGGTGAAGGCGAGATTGAGGCTTGGGAGGCAGATGTAGCGCCCAGACCAAATGGAGATCAAAGACATACCGTACAGGATTGGGTGCTTGTTGGCCGCTTTGTAGCAGGTTTGGAGGAAGTCACGCCCGGTTCTGTATTTCAACGGGCTGACTGTGCTCCGTATAGTACAGGCGGTGACGGAAGGCTGATGGTGAATGACTGGGTACAAGCGGGCAAATACGCAAGCGGCTTGGATAAGAAACAACGTGCCTTTGGACCGGAATCACCGACAACGACAACACTGCCCCAATCCATTGGAGAGCCCGATGCGCCTACCCAATTGCTGCTTGAGCATGTCGTTGTGTCGTCTGATGAAGAAGTTCTTATCCCCATTCAATTGACTGCCGCTGGCAATGAAAGCGCCCTGGGCTTTAGCTTGAAATTCGATCCGGAAGTCTTGCGTTTTATATCGGCAGCCCCTGCAGACACCTTGCATAAGAACGCATCTTTTTTGTGCAATGATCGCGACGCGCAAACAGGCAAACTTGGTTTCCTGCTCATGCAGCCCCTCAATAGCTCAGAAATCATGCAGTTCTCACCGGGCATGAACACCATTCTTAACCTCTCCTTTCAAAGTATTGGAGCGCCTTGTACAGCAACAGCTTTGTCCTTCACAAATGATTCCGTCATCACTTCCGCAAGCGACGAGCTAGCTCAATCAATTCCGATTAGCACGGCTGACGGATCGGTCTCTATCAAAAGTATCGATCCCAACACAGACTGTTTTATGGAAGGCGAAACGGGAGTCAACGTAGATGAGGGCGACGACACTTCCGTTGATGGTGAAGACGGAGATGATACACCGACAGAAAGCGACGTCGGATTACCGGAGCAGCACGACGAGGGCGAAGAAGAAATCGTGATTGACGACGGCGATGATACGCCCCTTGAGAGCGAAGACGAAGACGATACACCGACAGAAGGCGACATCGGTATACCGGAGCAGCACGACGAGGGCGAAGAAGAAATCGTGCTCGAAGGTGAATCCTCGCTTGATGATGAAGACACGGCGGGCTGCGGTTGTCTCCAGTATTTCGTTGTTAAGGGTAAAGGTATAGGGAGACCCGGCGATCTGCTTTTATTAGGGCTGACGCTCTGTGTATTATCGTTTACGAGTCTGTTCAAAAAATAA